From the genome of Populus alba chromosome 10, ASM523922v2, whole genome shotgun sequence, one region includes:
- the LOC118048813 gene encoding ATP-dependent DNA helicase Q-like 5 isoform X2 gives MESDSDSDGSHISSTPPRNPMPPPPPPPRPTLLSSHKSKIRLKSSSSSSKSQRKPPSEPAEPPPQPSLDDTSLNLPPLSTLPFQIRCSSNLHRPTLIETLPAGYFSKSTFFSKIQRPSLNFEPSESFTCPPVSADRAPPENKPNNFIKKHPNLIGANAPLPPAKLRKCSEGNFVKLNLNHGRRKFVNRKGKKKSSYASSSRGFYRRSKRKSKGEGDVEMESVCDEEGLVTEIGQQKPKKGCELIDEAVLEVQNEASDENLARLLNVIYGYDSFREGQLEAIKMVLDGKSTMLVLPTGAGKSLCYQIPAMVFSGVTLVVSPLVALMIDQLKQLPPMIQGGLLCSSQTPQEVSETLRLLQEGGIKVLFVSPERFLNAEFLSILSPIPISLLVVDEAHCISEWSHNFRPSYMRLRASLLCTRLNIGCILAMTATATTTTLNAIMSALEIPSTNLIQNAKLRDNMQLSVSLSGNRQLTYHHYLEFNRTKDLLTLIKSPPFVELQSIIIYCKFQSETDIISRYLCDNSISAKSYHSSITSKDRSRIQELFCSNKIRVVVATVAFGMGLDKRDVGAVIHYSMPESLEEYVQEIGRAGRDGRLSHCHLFFDDTTYFKLRSLMHSEGVDEYAVNKFLCEIFSTDMKHPGKIHAMIKESSSRKFDMKEEVMLTLLTQLELGEVQYIHLLPQLNVTCTLNFYKTSPMLLSDKDNVVSAILKKSETKQGQYVFDIPTVANSIGVTTTELSNHLQNLKLKGEITYEVKDPAYCYSIVEVPSDFCSLSRHLTKWLLEVECFKVQKLDAMFNAAIFAVNDCEKKQGCHGTQHTPCLQRRILDYFKDDGRRDIPNKMGQSSPFLRADIKVFLQGNSQAKFTPRAIARIMHGIASPAYPSTTWSKTHFWGRYTQIDFQVVMEAAKVELMNFVGKDAL, from the exons ATGGAATCCGATTCAGACTCCGACGGCTCCCACATCTCTTCTACTCCTCCAAGAAACCCcatgccgccgccgccgccgcctccGCGACCAACTCTGCTCTCCTCTCACAAATCCAAAATTAGGCTAAAATCCTCCTCCTCTAGCtcaaaatctcaaagaaaaCCACCATCTGAACCAGCCGAACCGCCTCCACAACCTTCTCTAGACGACACTTCACTCAACCTCCCCCCCCTCTCGACTCTACCTTTCCAGATCCGTTGCTCCTCCAATCTTCACCGCCCAACTCTGATCGAAACCCTCCCCGCCGGCTACTTCTCAAAATCTACATTCTTTTCCAAAATCCAAAGGCCGTCCCTAAACTTCGAGCCGTCGGAAAGCTTCACTTGCCCGCCGGTTTCCGCTGATCGGGCTCCACCGGAAAACAAACCGAATAATTTCATTAAGAAGCATCCTAATTTAATAGGAGCCAATGCGCCTTTACCACCTGCGAAATTGCGTAAATGCAGTGAAGGTAATTTTGTGAAGCTAAATTTGAATCACGGTAGAAGGAAGTTTGTGAAccgaaaagggaaaaagaaaagcagtTATGCGTCGAGCAGCAGGGGATTTTATAGGAGAAGTAAGCGAAAATCGAAAGGTGAAGGTGATGTGGAGATGGAGAGCGTGTGCGACGAGGAAGGTTTGGTCACGGAAATTGGGCAACAGAAGCCGAAGAAGGGGTGTGAGTTAATTGATGAGGCGGTTTTGGAGGTGCAAAATGAGGCATCGGATGAGAATTTAGCGAGGTTGCTGAACGTGATATATGGATATGATTCATTTAGAGAAGGGCAGCTGGAGGCAATCAAGATGGTGCTAGATGGAAAATCGACTATGCTTGTTTTGCCTACTGGTGCTGGTAAATCACTGTGTTATCAGATACCAGCAATGGTTTTCTCAGGAGTTACACTTGTGGTGAGCCCTTTAGTGGCATTGATGATTGATCAGTTGAAACAGCTGCCTCCTATGATTCAAGGTGGCCTTTTGTGCAGCAGCCAG ACACCCCAAGAAGTTAGTGAGACACTAAGGTTGCTGCAAGAAGGGGGCATAAAG GTGCTTTTTGTTTCACCAGAGAGGTTCTTAAATGCGGAATTCTTGTCGATTCTCTCACCTATTCCCATTTCACTTCTTGTGGTAGATGAAGCTCACTGTATTTCCGAATG GTCACACAACTTCCGGCCTTCATATATGAGGCTCCGTGCATCTTTACTTTGCACCAGGCTCAATATTGGATGCATTCTTGCAATGACTGCAACTGCTACTACAACAACTTTGAATGCTATCATGTCTGCTCTAGAGATTCCTTCCACCAACCTCATTCAAAATGCCAAGTTGAGGGATAATATGCAATTGTCAGTATCTTTGAGTGGAAATAGGCAA CTCACCTATCACCATTACCTTGAATTTAACAGAACGAAAGATTTGCTGACATTAATTAAGTCTCCTCCCTTCGTAGAACTTCAAAGCATCATTATATACTGCAAATTTCAG TCTGAAACTGATATAATAAGCAGATACTTATGCGATAACAGCATCTCAGCAAAG AGTTACCATAGCTCTATCACTTCAAAAGATCGCAGTCGTATACAAGAACtgttttgttcaaacaagatTAGAGTG GTTGTTGCAACTGTGGCTTTTGGCATGGGTCTTGACAAGAGGGATGTTGGAGCC GTAATTCATTATAGCATGCCAGAAAGCTTGGAAGAGTATGTTCAG GAGATTGGACGTGCTGGACGAGATGGGAGATTGTCCCATTGCCATCTCTTTTTTGATGATACCACCTATTTCAAGCTTCGAAGTCTTATGCACAG TGAAGGAGTAGATGAATATGCAGTAAACAAGTTCCTCTGTGAAATATTTTCCACTGACATGAAGCACCCGGGGAAAATCCATGCAATGATCAAAGAATCTTCATCTCGCAAATTTGATATGAAAGAAGAG GTTATGCTCACACTCTTAACACAGTTGGAGTTGGGTGAAGTGCAATACATTCATCTACTTCCACAGCTAAATGTTACTTGCACTTTGAATTTCTACAAG ACTTCTCCAATGTTACTTTCTGACAAGGATAATGTGGTTTCAGCAATTCTTAAAAA GTCTGAAACTAAGCAAGGTCAATATGTATTTGACATACCTACCGTGGCAAATAGCATCGGGGTTACAACTACTGAGCTATCAAATCATCTACAGAATTTAAAG TTGAAGGGCGAAATTACATATGAGGTCAAGGATCCTGCCTATTGTTATTCAATCGTGGAAGTCCCAAGTGATTTTTGTTCTCTCTCAAGGCATCTTACAAAATGGTTATTGGAGGTCGAATGTTTTAAG GTACAAAAACTAGATGCAATGTTTAACGCAGCAATCTTTGCTGTGAATGATTGCGAGAAGAAGCAAGGTTGCCATGGTACCCAACACACACCATGTTTGCAAAGAAGGATCTTGGATTACTTCAAGGATGATGGTAGACGTGATATCCCTAACAAGATGGGACAAAGCAG CCCTTTTTTACGAGCAGATATAAAG GTGTTTCTGCAGGGCAATTCACAGGCCAAATTTACCCCCCGAGCCATTGCAAGAATAATGCATGGCATTGCTAGCCCAGCCTATCCATCTACAACTTGGTCTAAAACTCATTTCTG GGGAAGGTATACGCAGATTGACTTCCAAGTGGTCATGGAAGCTGCGAAGGTGGAACTCATGAATTTTGTTGGGAAGGATGCCCTCTAG